aaaatcaattatttacctGTTTCCAAATTCAGAACGACCTTGCAACGTCGGTTATTTTACCGGGTATTTCAtacgtaattattaaaaatattgttgtatcgTATTCGCGTTGTCCTTAatgaaaaagataataatatgttaaggCAAGCAAGgatactattatttatttacgttctgcatatatttttgacattgaAACAGGATTGATTAAGAGAGAACAAAAACATGATAATGTATTTATCAAGAGTAAAGaagttaataaatgtatacgttcaacaaaaaacgcaatatatattttgagataataatgtcatttttgtttcggaaacatttatcatttttatgacACCAAGGTATGCATAACGGATGTAAATAATTAGTGTCTTACTTCTCTCACGCtgtaaaaaattgaaatggaaTAAAGCTACTTTTAAAAAGTTGAGTGAGAGAATATTGATAAAATCTATGTTGAGGTAATTAATTGATCGAACGTCTGCCAGCGAAACCAAAATGGATTATTAGGATGGAAGTTATTGTCAAAGTTGGtgtagataattaatttaaattgtcgcttttgattaattaattatttaacaacgTTAAATAACGTCAATGTGTTAGATTTCAATAggtatttctaatttaaatttatattacattatgatgatacaaaaaacatattaaagatCTACGCTGCATTTAGAAATATCATGAAACATTAATTGATACTAAAAAACTCCCAATAGAGTTTGGAAGAAGCGTTATTGTTCACCCACTGTCATAAAATCCATAATGAAAAAGTTTGGTCCATAGAGGTCACTCCTTAAATTAAACTGCCATCGCTTATGTTCTAgaaacatttattcatttatattattaagacGTGTTACGTAATTGTACAGATCAAGGATTTTATGAAGCAGTAAACATAATCTTATATCGCGAACATTAAACGAAAATCGTCTCGATTTTGTACCTACGGAGGTTTTGAAGGCAGCTGTGAATTCATTACATTCTGTTGCAATCATAAAGTCATAAAAGGACAAGTCTGAGAGGCGAacataaagtataaaatgtatttttatttttgtgtcatgttcatatttacattattaattaaatattactctGTTATCATTTGCTTCAGTTACCACAGGTGTATTGCTGACATTTGTCTGCCTTACACCTAAATAACGTAAATTGGAGCAATGTACCCATATAATGtacagcaaaaataaacaagtgaaatattattacaataataagcAAGTACGCTTTGTCCTTTATTTAACCTACGctagtaaattttaatatccgACTTATGACCGATCCAATTACATGCTAATACTCAAAGGTAAATCTGCTAAATAATGTTTTGGCTAATTTAACGATTAATTTTTGTACCTGTAAATAATTTCCACTTTTATCACCTTCAAATTGATTCCTTATTAAActgactatttttaaataataaacttcaGAGGCAGTAGTAGAAAAGAGAGAACATGCTCGACATTTAGGTTAGCCCTATACCCAAGGGAAGGTTTAAGTGGTCAGAAAATATGGAACAATTGcggcaaagaaaaaaatactacgcgggtgaaaccgcgggaaacaactagttgttcgttagtctcgctaaaactcgggAACAACcaaaccgatttggcttattttagtcttaaaatatttgtgtaaattcaaggaaggtttaaacggtagTAAAATATGAGAACATAGCGAAAAAGATACTGTATATCAACTGTTAGGTGGTAcctacgtagttcgccgggataGCTAATGTCTTATAAATATACGATAGTAAGTGAAATATGACCGTGTCTACATGGGCAATAAACTTTATGTACCCCTTTTGCCCGGCATCCTAACATATTAATAGGTGGTCTAAATCCGTCTGCAAAATACCCAGATTGCACTAGAGATCGATTTGCTAAGCAATGGGTAAATGAGGCTATCTTACTCCTCGCTTTCATATTTGTTGACGCTGACTTATAatcaaactttaatttattatatctacACAGTAGGTAccgatttattgttttatgatgaccaaaattaatatcttatgGAGGTTTTGGTGATGGTATTGAAAGGAGAttctgtgtaaaaaaatattgcctgTTTTTATCCGAATATCTTTAGTTTTCTCCTATCATACTAACTAGAGCACCACCATTCTTCGTTATTATGGTTAGGCCTTGGTGTTGGGTTGTACCTACAttgatctatattttatttataattatgtattttatttatatatttttatgtatgtttatttttcagttcaCTTAACCTTTTTGTTTGTGGCTGACGTGTTATGGTGTATTGCAGAGTAACCCCCGGGGCGAGATGTTCGCGAGCATCTCTAGCTCTCTCATGGAAAGGTTTCGATTCGACAGCAGTGTCAGTGCCGACAGTAGTTTCCAGGTTCGCCTCGCATTGCTGTTCAATGTCTCATTTCATTCATCGGTCCTAAACTGAGATATGTTCAGGAGATTCTCATCTCATATCACTTTTGCTAAGCACttaatgtttttctattttttctattaacaatCACTAATTTCACACCGTAAGGAATTGATGGCTTTCTGGTCAAACAGCGCCACCTAGTTTATAATCGGCgaaatagtaaatatatttctggTTTACTCAATAGATGTCGCGGCTATGCTATGTGTGGTTTaaattctttgaatattttttctttatttatttaatcatttttagaaTAAACATGATTAAGAAATCATTATCTTAggtaaatattacaatagaatAGTTGGAGAGTTTACAATAATTAGTCTAAAGAACTCATTACGTCTTATCCCCCTAATGATTAAATGGGACGCTAATTAGCCAACATCTAAACATCAAAAAACTTGACCACCCAACTAATATCAATTACTCCCAGTAAATTGTAAAACTAGGCGTTTTAATTACTGGCAAAAACTACAATTCATATCCATCCAATTAACTGTATTACTTCCCAAGGGTACTCACACACCAAAACAATACTTGGAAAGTCCAGACGCTTGGCTAGCATTCACAACTAGAGTTCCTTATAGTGTGAAGTGCGTTGGTCCCACGGGATGTGCGAGTAGTAAAGACAAAATAAGATCGATTCCAATGTGTGAGTTACTAAACCCacacatttaaatttttattagtaGTCCACACTGAATTGCGTCAATCAGTAACCACGCTCGTAATTCCCCCAGTCACTGAGTCTTCCCTCTCAGCTGCTCCAGCTGTGTGCGTGCGCTATATTTAATCATCCTTATGTGTGGCCCTGTTCATACTGGCACCATGTGTGCGTTGCCAATGAAGTCTATCCTCTAGGCCAGATGATCTCAAACTATTTacagttgaaaaataattaaattaaaattatcatcatcctGAAAATGCAAAACATCTTATGGCATACTTTAGCCCTCTTTTTTTCTTCCGTAAACCAACAAACCTTGTGGCGTTACTAATTGAAACTCGCTAATTAATGATTAATAGACAGCTAATTATCATCTGTTGGCCtgattattattgttgttagcGTGTGTTGCGCTTTGATAACAGTTGCGGCCAAAGCTTTGGGTTGGCTGCACGGCGCGCACAGGATGCTCGCTTAATCAGTATGACTCAAAGTTTGAGAACCGCTTGCAGtgtctaatattaaaattaatattcccGCTGCCCCAGTCGCGCCTGGGCTCTCGGGAGTGCTGTACTGTGCACTTTCTTGAAATGAATTCAATCACATGTTGCTTTACCAATAAATGTGATCGTTCAGAGAACCTCATAGATAATTGTGTTTGCGTTAGATAACACACGACTGATATTGTGGACTTTTAAATTCGATTTAGTGAGTGAAGCATGATGGCAGAGACAGTTTGCTTCAAGTAGTTGGTGAATAATTTAGTGGTAGTGATCTAGTTCTATTAGGGACAGTAAGAATATATCGGATTGTTGTTAAAATGGGTGTGACGGAGTACGATTGGGATTCTTACAATGGATACTATTCAGTAAGTTTATTGCCTTCAAATCCTCGACtgttttttgtaacttttttataaataatcgctaaataaatactttatcacCTGCCCACTCAAAACTAACTCTTAGTCATTACATTTCGTAAACGTCGAAAATAGTATATTGGATGAAGTTACAATACAAATGTAGGTAGGTAGCTGGGTATATGATGACACCATATTACCTACTTACAGTCATATCATTATTAAGaacttaataaacaaactctttattACTCATACTATCAATAAACACACTATATCATAACGTTATCagtttaaatatgttatattcACTTATGCATTAACAATTATTCCTTTAATTATTCTTATCGAACTACCCTCAATAAGTTTTGACgaacaatcataataatattgcggcaatgcaataaaatatgtaaaacaatatcattGTTATGAGTGGTTGTTTGATTTGTGACCTCATTTGTAGCAGGAAAAGGAATTAAATTGATGATAACGCTCGGCGGCCATGTTGTTTGTCACTTTAAACGTCCCGCCTGCAACTAACTCACAGATACATAGGGCGTGTCGTGTAAAATGATGGGTGGATTTCAAATGTATGCATATGAAAACTGATCAAATACTGATTGCATTTATTAGTAATTACATCATTGAGtctctgtaacattgatggttcTTATGAAAAAGATGAACACGGTATTATGTACTCACTATTCAGGTCTCAAGTTGTATAATAGTATAACGAAACGAAATAGAGAACCCAgcgtaaatatttgaatagtaCCCGTATATCTCATTCGGACCTCATCTAGttaatttagtaacaaaaacatgCGGGATCAGTAAAGTAAAgtagttttcaaattaaacacaaatatgCATCACAAAACATTCCTATCTGCCTTACATAGATAATCTAGAAGCGTTAGATAATCTAGATAGATACGAACCAGTATTAAATAGAGAGTTAAGAgacattattttgataatggACATTGCACCTGTAAGTAGTCGCCGGCCATTATTTTTAGCCGCGTCTTGCATCCGCATCAGTTATAACTACACGTAAATGTTTATGTTCCAACTAACGTGGTACAGTTTCGAAATCTTCCGAGAACATTCACATGTTGTTGAACAGCGTTCACGTTTTAGAACGCTGTGTTATTGGTTTTCATGTTACGATTATATACAGTTCCTTTAGATATTAGATACGATTATAACGAATAGTGTACAAATGTTAACAAATTTGTTATGCTGTAATATTAGTTAACAAATATATAGATagttttatatacatacataacgttgaaaattatttcgtaattcaattcaaaatgcTAAAACTAGTTCTGCATCTACTCAAAAATTCTTAACAACTATGTATAACATGAGAATAATTCTCCTCTAGGGTGAAGAATCTGTCGGTTCGATTAACACAATGTCGATATGCAAGTCGGAACTTCTGTTCTCCCCCGTAAAAGAGGGCGGTCACGGCGTTCACTTCAGCGTGGACAGCCTTGACTGCGAGCTGCCCTCCGAGCAGGACCTCATCCTCACCTGCCAGGCCAACAAGGACAACTACACCATCGCATTTGAGGGCAGTCTCACCACATACTCTGAGGACAGTGAGTGCGTTGAACCGGCCGTCAATCAAAAACATGGTACGAAACAGTTCCTCAACTACTGATGCATTCCACGATAATGATTCAATGTTTACTCAGTTTGCCATGACGCTAATTTCTGATACTGAATCATTGCCGCATGCATAATTACTCATGATAACTTGCCAACTCATAAACATTACGTTTTCAGACAAATTGGGCGAGGAAGACACCTTAGTTTTAGATAACGATGAAAGAACGCGCAGgaatttagaattattagaGAGATGTAAGAAATTAACTAATAAGCTAACTACGTCTATGGCAAGGAGCGATTTAGGATTAACTACTTGGAGTAAGCTTAAGAAACAAACAAGTCAGTCACCCTTAAGGAggtaaagtatttaataatattatctacagAGAATTTTGTGTTTGTTAACTTTGCTCACCTATTCAATAACgcttgtgtttttattttctagacaCCCATCGGGAAACAATAATGAAGGTTCACACGAAGCGACTGATGCAACAGACGACAACATGAGCAATTCAGTTATCAAAAGCCAAAGTTTGCCAAACCTGTACAGGAGGAAACTTATGAGTAGTTCCATAAATTCGGCAGCTCTAAGTAATTCAACGGTATGTATTAGTCTTTAGCCTGCTAAACATTTTAGATATTTCGCTTTATGTCCCTAAgttgaattataattatcttttatttacagGTTGACTCGTTCACGGTGAATCAACGACTTACAGGCAACCCCATGTGCATGAAAGTATACGATGTTTCGCAACACCGATCGACCCAAGGAAGCCAACACTCGGAACCTATGAGCACATCTTCAACTGAAAATCAAACGTCTTCTGATAAAAGTCAGCCAAAACAAACATTTAGCTTGGTTaagttatttatgaaacaaaagagCATGAGCAACGATGGTATTGTTAGCATGGAGCAGTTAGACAGATCAGAGTGCTGGCCGTCGAGCTCGGGCGGCGAGAGTGGCGAGTCCATGGGAGAACAGAAACTCTCAGATTCGAAAACAGCAATCTCTGAACGGCCACAGATAGATATACCTGCTTCTGAAGTAGAAGAAACCTCTTCTGTTGTGTACGAAGAGATCCCTTCGAGTATTAATCCATATAATAACAGAGTATACGACGAAGTATTAATTGAAGAAGAGGAAACTGGCGATGGTGTAAAATTAAGTGATAGTGAATCGAGTAACCTTTATGCCACCGTTAGCAAACCTCACGTTAAGAGAACTAATTTAAACGTCGTAAATAGTCCGTCTAGAATGAGAAGCAACAGAAAGTCTTGTTCCTCTCAGTCTTCAGCAACTAGCGTTAGTATTTCCAGCTGTTCCGAATCTGATGGAACACAAATTACCAGAATGAATAGACTTTTGCAACGTGAACAGTGTGACAATAAATCAACGTCCACTCATCTTGGTTCAGATACTATTGATAAAAGCATTCAAACATCTAGCATGCAAGTATCAAGTGTATCACAAAGAGAATTATTTAAGATCGTCGAACCGTCAtttttagaaaaactaaaagaagGGGATTGTGAAAAACCTGTTTTCGTGTTATATCCTAATTATACTCTCCCAGATATAAGTTTCCTTAATGGAAGacccaatatttatttaaatccgcTAAAAGTAAACGTTTCTCCAAGATCGAATGAAAGCAAGAGAAACCGATTGCAAGTGAAAGGCAAGCGCCCGTTTTCATGCAATGACCTTGaagctttaaagaaaaaaggaCTCGGACATATAAGAGATTGGGATTCACTCAACTTCTTACTACCTATGGAATGCAAGCAATTATTGTCCGAGGTCCCTGAACTTATGCATCACGTAAAAGATAAAGAAGTTGCGCCGAAATGTAACGACAAGTTTTGCAGCGCGGCACCATCTTCGAGGTCTAAGAACCGACCCATGAGCTGCGACTGCAATAACTTGGCTGGAAATACTACAGCTGTATCTTCAAGCTCGAGCACAGCTACTCAGCCCTCGTCAGGTTACCGTGGTTCATCAACCATGCTAACAGATTCGTCAGCCCAGAATAGCCCAGCACCAGCTGGTAATTTCAACCCTTTGTTTGTATACCGCTACGATAGTGCCACAAGTTCAGAGGCGAGTGGCGTTAATAATGAGGGACAGAGAATTAATCCAAATATTCCAAAACGATCACTATCCTTGGCGGATCAAAACCGCATTCTCAAACAAGGAGAATTAGCACCTCCGAGGCCACCACTGCCTAAAAGTATATTGCGCAAGTCAATGGATAAAACACGGAAATCCAACGCACATACCAAACGATACAGCATGTTTGAAATGGATGACCTTATCCAAGATCCGGTCGTCTGCATGACCGCAGCCACggaacataaaactaaaagaagaTCTTTACAAGAACCCTACTACTTACAAAACCCTACAGAGTACAGAAAGAACAATGATATAGCTGCTAAGAGATTATCACAACAGTTTCTTGATGCAGCTGAGAAGGACGCCGATTATAATGAATACTATCCAGATGAAGGTGTGGGAACGGAAAGCAGCCTTGAATCTGGAAAATCAAATGAACTGAAGTTCCATAGGCCACATACTCCACCGTTGCCTAAACCAAGAACTAAGAAAATGGAATACACAGAGTTCCCACCTCCCGGCGCACTTATCAGCAGCGCAGATTTACAACAGCTAGAAGAATTCCTAAAGCACAGTGGATTTAACTGTCTTAACATGGATGAGTGGGATCAAAATCAAATGCAAAAGGTAAGAAATCAGGTGACCAAATTCCTCCAAATGAAGCGATCTCAGGAGGAAAATCAAAGGTCCACAGAATCCAGCGGAAGTAGTTGTAACAGTAAGAAATCTGTGAGTTTTGCGCAGAAATCTGAGGCCACCAGGGCCGATGGGCAACCGTCTCAATTAAAACCAACGGAAGAGATAAAAGCCAGTCTAACGACGCCACCTAACTCGCCCAACATATCCGCTGTGATAGCACAGAGGCTGTACCAGGTAACGTTTCATTTGCTAAAGCTACTTCTGCTCACATGCGTCATTAGCCGTTCATTACTGTGAGTATCTTCGGTTCTTGATTTGCtcttacgttttatttttgttatgttatttagGTTCATGTGTATGCAGAACTGTTAGCTTTTATGGATGTGCTATAATTTTATgctaaagctattttttttacgttgcaCACCTTTCTCTTAGCAAGTTGAACACGTTACCTGAGCTTGTCACTCATTAACCATTCGAATGTGATTTGATTTGTTATAAGTTTTTTCCAGCGAAACAAAGATAGAATACGTTATATATTTCTAGGGCAAGAATCTAGCTGAAATTCCAATCTGTGAGGAAGCGGAAGTTAGCCCGGATGAATTTGGAAGTCCCATCCGCCATGATACTAGGGCAAAATATGATGTCATTGATGTGTCACAAAAGAGAGGTAATCTTAAtgaaatgtttaacaaaatgtaaaatagtataattatgtttatagaGTAAcctactttttcattttttttataatacacgtctatttataatgtcaatttatttatattttcagctTTAGTCTCCAACGTGACCGATGCTGTTGAAATGTTAATTCAACATTTCTCGTCTGCTACGGACCAAGCTGAGTTAGCGTTTTTGGGTGACTCCAAAGATTCTCCAGCTTGCGCCAAAATTGCACTCAACGCGCTATGCCCAGCTCTATACGCAATATTCAGGGATGGCCTTAAAGAAAATATCGAAACCTCGTTTGGGGCTGTTAATAACTCTGTATGGCAGATGGTTGAAGCTACTGCGAGGCAAGGTAAAGTATTGGTACAAATTACCCAttctgtacatttttaaaaagttttgatttttaattgacttATTAATTTCTTAACAGGTCCAATAACAAAATCTCTAAACGAGTTGGTTTTGAGAATCAACAGCGAAGATGCAGTCACCGAAGGACTTGTCAAGTTTAACGCTTTCATCCTTGGACTGCTGAAGTAAGTACTTTAACCTTATCCAAAATCAATGGTTCATTTCTACCAAGGCCAGGGCAATTCAGACTAATATGTGTTTATTTCACTTCTAGCGCGCAGTCTGTAGATGCTTGGGTGTCGTATGTTCGAACCCGGGAGTCAGTACTCGCCAAGCACTACAGTCCAGATTCTCTGATCCTCGCCGGTTGTGTGGGAGAGACGCGATGCCGGGCACTGCTAGATACTCTACTTGCCAGCTTGGAACCGCTGAAGCTCTTACCTTTCTCGCTCGATCTCATGTTTGAAATGCGTGAGCTACACAGAAGTTTCAAGAAGATTGAAAGCGACATGCGTGCCGCCAGTCGGGTAAGTTTAGATAACATtcacaaactaaaatatataaaatgacaCTAAAGCTATTCTCCCATGAAATATACCTGAACAATATTCCGTGACTTTCGTGTTCCAAAACCACTATCGCATACTATCAAACAGCCGCCTGCCGAAGCAACATCgctttatttgcattttattgtttactgcATGTGCTTAACTCACAGTTCACGGCGTACAAACGCGATATTTTAGCATTTACTTTCGTGCACAGCTtacataaaatgcaaataaaggAATGGCCGCTCGATCGAAATCGATCTATGACCTTGACAAGGACTGAAACTTAATAAACTAACGTTAGATGGCATGATGCATGATGCTAAAAACATTTGGTGTATTTAACAGCCCACTTCGATTAACACTCCACCACTAACACTGAACCAGCGGAATTTGCTGAAGCTGGTGCGTTCGATGCAGTCGAGCGGACTCTCAAGCGACGACTGCCAAACCAGTGTCATAATGAGACACAAAGAGCCTAAAAACAAAGAGCCATCCACACCTGACCTGCTAAACGATTCAGCGAACGTTAAGACCACTGTTGAAAAGAACAGACCGCGCTCATGCGTCAATCCGTCAGCGATTGGTTATGACATTTGTCCAAATAATAGCAGGATAGAAATGGAAACAAACCGCAGATGGTCCGGGGTACACTTGGGCTCTAAATTAATGCAAGCTTTCGATAGGCTCGTATTTGATGACAGTGATGATTACACAGATAGCCTAGAAAACAATAAGCCTCCCGCTAAGCTCTCCAGCAATGAAGTAAAGGTAAATCGGCGGTGCTTTGTGtggatattatttaaatgttttgtgctTTGACCAAGGTTTTGTTGCGGTCTTCGTTGTCGTTAATTTGCGGGTTGTTTTTGTACGTTGCTTACAGCttctaacattattttgtttacgcTTTGTTCTCTATTGGTTTCACACACGAcatcttttagattttttgcaaaattaatatgtacttgtgtttttgtatgttttgattCCTATTTCTAGTGCCCTTTATATCTATAATTgatataccaattttttttacagttaatcTATTACCTAGTAGTAACTTTCACATAAGACAGTCTTAATGATTGGTCCGACCCTTTACCTTACACCAAAAGCCATAGATACAAGTAGGTATAACATGATTTTGTTTCCACCAGCTGGAGTGCAGCGGGGAGGAGCAATGGCGGCCAGGGTCGGCCAGCAGCGGAGCTAGTGCCAACACTGGTAACGGTAGCGGCAACTCAGGCGGCAAGTTCAGACGCCTGCAGCTTAAATGGGAAATGCTGAGCAATGCGGAAAGCCCAGTCACCCCGTCAGGTAATAGATCTCCTGATACTTTATTCTATAAACCTCTTTATCCAAAACTAACTACTGGGGTAGTATCTTCACTTTCACTAGTAAGCAATTCTTCAAAACGACGATATTGTcgaaaatatcttaaaactgCCAAAAATGTACCTACCAACTTCTAAATAGGCTAAACAGAATACAATTCGAAGAACAGTCCCTGTttacgtaatatatttttgcgaaaaCAATCAACAGCTGTGTAAACTCTGTCATCTGTTTGACGTCAGCAGACCTTATAAGTATTGTGGATAGAActtgtatatttatgtatgtccTTGTTTACAGGAGAGACATCTCCGGCAGCGGCGCGAGGCTCGAAGATCCCTCGGCCCGTGTCCTCACCAGTGAGGCCAGTGGCTCCTACTCTGCAGTCTCCAGCTAAGAATGCTCATAGGTAAGGAAAACTCTATGCATCGATCTGGGCATTCATTTCCGTTTGATAGACCATGTATGATTTATCGTAGTATCCTGTGGCAAAGCCAGTAGTAGtgctgacaaaaaaataatataaaaaaatattattttaaaaagtataataaatacttaataatattaagaaacattacatacatttctttttctatCGGAAATAACTAATGCGAATCGACAACAATAATCTTTCTCCCACCTCTACTACAAGCCTTTTTTCTCTCTCATCAGGGGTATTCCAGTCCCAGTTCGCAAGGGTACATCACCTACCACAACAACTCCGAGAGCTTCCACAGCGCCCGCGCGAGGCGCCACTGCGACCAAGAAACCGCCGCAAGCTGCCAACAGGTATCAACATTTTAACACATTTAACCTATATATCACAAGAATTTATCATACAACGTAATACTGGCAATTTTCTTCAGCCATTACAATAAATTTACGACTTATTTTTTACACTTCAAGGCTAAAATGAACACATATTTATCTCGGGTGGCggcatttatttatgttttcttttttcgtgaaatgctttaatattatttttcgcaccgctattatattattatgcttatATCGCACTATCTTCAGAACTTTACCCGAGATGACGGCGAAGAGGCCAATAGCGAAGCCAAGAATACAAAACGATCCAGTTTCTAGATACCCTACTGATAAGAGAATACCGTATGTACTGGTTGGGAATTAACTTGTGACTAACAATGTCATCGTTAAGAATAATAGCCTCACAAATATTAATAGCATGTGCATGTAGGTTTATGCTAAAGATAATCTACGAGAAAAATGTATTCCAGAAATTATCAAAGAATTTTTGGCAGTATATTCTACTACATTTTAACGAACATAATatcgatttaaattattgtttgaataaCCACTTTCGTACCCTCACGATTCTAATTTATTGCAATGTTTACTATGCTTTTCCTTAACAGCACACAA
This sequence is a window from Trichoplusia ni isolate ovarian cell line Hi5 chromosome 8, tn1, whole genome shotgun sequence. Protein-coding genes within it:
- the LOC113496438 gene encoding uncharacterized protein LOC113496438 isoform X4; the encoded protein is MRIKTHSDFRPNGPPPRLGLKAASPGVAGTDEDCNSNTSLTGSQHSTHDDIDAHCDNSGYLWFLDYNPIFRDGSCHHTSVLSSVSASYKGISDLTSRFEFTSRYNDIARDLDANLAEADMESFRTEDIHALLMTANLPHDTIIDDRTHDSNPRGEMFASISSSLMERFRFDSSVSADSSFQGEESVGSINTMSICKSELLFSPVKEGGHGVHFSVDSLDCELPSEQDLILTCQANKDNYTIAFEGSLTTYSEDSECVEPAVNQKHDKLGEEDTLVLDNDERTRRNLELLERCKKLTNKLTTSMARSDLGLTTWSKLKKQTSQSPLRRHPSGNNNEGSHEATDATDDNMSNSVIKSQSLPNLYRRKLMSSSINSAALSNSTVDSFTVNQRLTGNPMCMKVYDVSQHRSTQGSQHSEPMSTSSTENQTSSDKSQPKQTFSLVKLFMKQKSMSNDGIVSMEQLDRSECWPSSSGGESGESMGEQKLSDSKTAISERPQIDIPASEVEETSSVVYEEIPSSINPYNNRVYDEVLIEEEETGDGVKLSDSESSNLYATVSKPHVKRTNLNVVNSPSRMRSNRKSCSSQSSATSVSISSCSESDGTQITRMNRLLQREQCDNKSTSTHLGSDTIDKSIQTSSMQVSSVSQRELFKIVEPSFLEKLKEGDCEKPVFVLYPNYTLPDISFLNGRPNIYLNPLKVNVSPRSNESKRNRLQVKGKRPFSCNDLEALKKKGLGHIRDWDSLNFLLPMECKQLLSEVPELMHHVKDKEVAPKCNDKFCSAAPSSRSKNRPMSCDCNNLAGNTTAVSSSSSTATQPSSGYRGSSTMLTDSSAQNSPAPAGNFNPLFVYRYDSATSSEASGVNNEGQRINPNIPKRSLSLADQNRILKQGELAPPRPPLPKSILRKSMDKTRKSNAHTKRYSMFEMDDLIQDPVVCMTAATEHKTKRRSLQEPYYLQNPTEYRKNNDIAAKRLSQQFLDAAEKDADYNEYYPDEGVGTESSLESGKSNELKFHRPHTPPLPKPRTKKMEYTEFPPPGALISSADLQQLEEFLKHSGFNCLNMDEWDQNQMQKVRNQVTKFLQMKRSQEENQRSTESSGSSCNSKKSVSFAQKSEATRADGQPSQLKPTEEIKASLTTPPNSPNISAVIAQRLYQGKNLAEIPICEEAEVSPDEFGSPIRHDTRAKYDVIDVSQKRALVSNVTDAVEMLIQHFSSATDQAELAFLGDSKDSPACAKIALNALCPALYAIFRDGLKENIETSFGAVNNSVWQMVEATARQGPITKSLNELVLRINSEDAVTEGLVKFNAFILGLLNAQSVDAWVSYVRTRESVLAKHYSPDSLILAGCVGETRCRALLDTLLASLEPLKLLPFSLDLMFEMRELHRSFKKIESDMRAASRPTSINTPPLTLNQRNLLKLVRSMQSSGLSSDDCQTSVIMRHKEPKNKEPSTPDLLNDSANVKTTVEKNRPRSCVNPSAIGYDICPNNSRIEMETNRRWSGVHLGSKLMQAFDRLVFDDSDDYTDSLENNKPPAKLSSNEVKLECSGEEQWRPGSASSGASANTGNGSGNSGGKFRRLQLKWEMLSNAESPVTPSGETSPAAARGSKIPRPVSSPVRPVAPTLQSPAKNAHRGIPVPVRKGTSPTTTTPRASTAPARGATATKKPPQAANRTLPEMTAKRPIAKPRIQNDPVSRYPTDKRIPTSRVDGAGPGSGGGAPRPASLPYGRTPPPAAPRRAASSSAARNHHSNTHKHKYVRTLWHRLPSDSGHLAFNEGERLRLILEVDDQYLLCCRGEQKGLVPRDAVLLEDF